In Methanocaldococcus sp. FS406-22, the genomic stretch AATTAGGAAATTTCTCTCAAGATATACCTCGAGAATATCGATAAATGTTGAATAAAACGGAGAAGAGGTCTAACCATGGATGGAACAATCATCTTTTTAATTCTTTTTATAGTTGGAGTAGGGATTGGAGTAGGATTATATTATTATAAGGAGAAAGAAAAAAAGAAAACATATAGGCTTATTGAAATGGAAATTATTGAAAATCTCAAAGAATTAAAGCCTTATGTGGCTCCAGATGAGGGTAGAGAATATACAAAGGAATTTGATTTGGTTGAGATAGCTCTTTCTTATGATATAGAGGATATTATTGTTGTCAATGATGAAGGTTTGGTTATTGCCTCTACATTAAAGGATGCAGATGAGATTGGAGCCAGTGCGTCGGGTATATTTGAGTATATCAAAAAATTCTATAGTAACATAAAAAAAGTTGTTATATTTAAGGATGACAGCTATATGTACATATTCCCTTTAAAACTCTATGATGAGAATCTATATGTTATTATAGAATCAAAGATAGCTCTTGAGGTTGTGGAGGAGAAGGAAATATTGAGAAAAATCTGTGAAGTTCTTAAAAAGTACTTTGTAGAGGTTGAAGAAATAGAAAATGAAACACCATTGTTAAATATTTAAATATAACTATTTTATTAAATTGGCAGTATTGTCCCTCTAACAGGGACAAATGTCGGTATCTTCAACGTCTTCCAAATAGTCATAGCAAATGATAGCGATTGATATCTTTCTCCATGCATAACTATAGCTTTTTCTGGTTTAGGAATCTTTTTTATGTATCTAACCAATGAATTATAATCCCCATGGGCAGAAAATTCTATTTTGACAACTTTTCCTCTTATTGGAATTTTATTTTTAAATGGTTGAATTTCTTTAGCTCCCTCTTCTAACTCTCTTCCCAGTGTTCCCTCTGCCTGATAACCAGTTAATATCAACTTATTTTTTGGGTCTTTTAATAATTTCAAATATTTTAATACTGGCCCTCCTTGAACCATTCCAGAAGTTGAAACAATAATACATGGTTCTTTATTAAACACCAAATTTTCATCTGCTTTCTTTATCTCACCAAATGGATTAATTCTATTTTCAACCATATTTTTTATTTTAGGATTTAGCCAATTTATATAGCTCATATAAACAGCAGTTGCATGAATTAAAGAACCATCAGTGTATATTGGCACTTCCTTTAATCCTCCACTCCTCATATAGTTGTTTATAATCAGCAATATTTCTTGGGCTCTACCAATTGCAAAAACTGGGATTATTACTTTCCCTCCATTTTCTATAGTTTCTGCTATCTCCTCAATTAACTGCTTCTCCAAAGTCTTCCTTGCTGGTTTTATATCCAATGGAGAGCCATAAGTAGATTCTATAATTAAGACATCAATCTCATCAATATCTGTATCTGCCGGAAGTAATGTCCTTGAGACTCCCTCATTTATATCTCCAGTGTAAAGAATTTTTTTTCCATCTGCTTCCAAATATATAGAGGCACTTCCCAATATATGCCCAGCATTGTAAAATTTAAATTTAATATTTTCAGTTATCTGCCTCTCCTCATAATAGTTTAAGCATTCAATATTTTCCATTGCATATTGAATGTCTTCTTCTTTATAGGCTTTTGTTAAATTTAGAGTATCTCTCCATGTTATAAACATTAAATCAGCTGTTGGATGTGTACAATAAATCTTTTTGAATTTATAAAATGGAATTGCTCCACAATGGTCTAAATGTGCATGGGAAACAATAACTGCATCTATTACTTTATCATCTACCTTAGGTATCTCTCCAGTATCTGGGGACATTCCACAATCCAATAAAACTCTCCCTTTTTGTGTTTCTACCTCAACACAACTCATCCCAATTTGCTGACAACCACCATGGAATTTTAATAAAACCATAACTACCATCCCAAAAATTTATATATCTTTTATTTGGATAAATCCTATTACCCTAAGGCAAAAGAATAGAAACCAAAATAAGTGGGTCTAAAGAAAAAACTATTTGATTGAATGACAAAAAATCAAAACTTATTCAACTCTAATGGGACTATATCGCGGTGTAATATATAAACATAAAGGATAAAATAATAAATTATGGCTTATGCTAATAGG encodes the following:
- a CDS encoding roadblock/LC7 domain-containing protein, which produces MDGTIIFLILFIVGVGIGVGLYYYKEKEKKKTYRLIEMEIIENLKELKPYVAPDEGREYTKEFDLVEIALSYDIEDIIVVNDEGLVIASTLKDADEIGASASGIFEYIKKFYSNIKKVVIFKDDSYMYIFPLKLYDENLYVIIESKIALEVVEEKEILRKICEVLKKYFVEVEEIENETPLLNI
- a CDS encoding MBL fold metallo-hydrolase, which gives rise to MVLLKFHGGCQQIGMSCVEVETQKGRVLLDCGMSPDTGEIPKVDDKVIDAVIVSHAHLDHCGAIPFYKFKKIYCTHPTADLMFITWRDTLNLTKAYKEEDIQYAMENIECLNYYEERQITENIKFKFYNAGHILGSASIYLEADGKKILYTGDINEGVSRTLLPADTDIDEIDVLIIESTYGSPLDIKPARKTLEKQLIEEIAETIENGGKVIIPVFAIGRAQEILLIINNYMRSGGLKEVPIYTDGSLIHATAVYMSYINWLNPKIKNMVENRINPFGEIKKADENLVFNKEPCIIVSTSGMVQGGPVLKYLKLLKDPKNKLILTGYQAEGTLGRELEEGAKEIQPFKNKIPIRGKVVKIEFSAHGDYNSLVRYIKKIPKPEKAIVMHGERYQSLSFAMTIWKTLKIPTFVPVRGTILPI